A genomic region of Thermodesulfovibrio aggregans contains the following coding sequences:
- the tmcD gene encoding electron transfer complex subunit TmcD, with protein sequence MFNWDWQTKEKVICDVNEWKERFSLVHEFIPSADGERIAAVVEIEDKKVTPCINGKTWSDTFERICFLNFLPDSSIVCLVLQNFEWTMAKDEVLLDESFDYAWNLQFSEDASTVAFNIKKGDSYGLCVNGKVWDNLFFDARDLFISPDGKRTACYVRTKNPQVLDIFSFKEGVWTVAVDGIAWDKNFISVYGLNFSPYGKRVAATVRLSQQEFTVAVDGNLWNETFYNAWEPVFVNEGDICVPVKTEKGWTLALNGKPLWNRHFVQLWHQRVSPDGKKIAAVCATEFGKWTVAVDGMPWKRTFSQAVLPPQFSPDGKRVASVVRENNLWTVAVDAVAWNVGFERVWTPQFSPDGSHVVAIAERDGVFFIVLDGKIGKDTFDMLWEPVFSPDGDKILIRCIKNGRYYRKILTIGEILR encoded by the coding sequence ATGTTCAACTGGGATTGGCAGACAAAGGAAAAGGTTATTTGTGATGTTAATGAATGGAAGGAGAGATTCAGCCTTGTCCATGAGTTTATTCCGAGTGCTGATGGAGAGAGAATCGCAGCTGTTGTTGAAATAGAAGATAAAAAGGTTACTCCATGTATAAATGGAAAAACATGGAGTGATACCTTTGAAAGAATTTGCTTTTTAAATTTTCTTCCTGACAGTTCCATAGTATGCCTTGTTTTACAAAATTTTGAATGGACAATGGCAAAAGATGAAGTTTTACTTGATGAATCCTTTGACTATGCATGGAACCTTCAGTTTAGCGAAGATGCTTCTACAGTAGCATTTAACATAAAAAAAGGAGACTCTTACGGACTTTGTGTAAATGGAAAAGTGTGGGATAATCTATTTTTTGATGCAAGGGATTTATTTATTTCTCCCGATGGGAAAAGAACTGCCTGCTATGTAAGGACAAAAAATCCTCAGGTTCTTGATATATTTAGTTTCAAAGAAGGTGTCTGGACAGTAGCAGTTGATGGTATTGCATGGGATAAAAACTTCATCTCTGTTTATGGGTTAAACTTCAGTCCTTATGGTAAGAGAGTTGCAGCTACTGTAAGGCTTTCTCAACAGGAGTTTACAGTAGCTGTTGATGGAAATCTCTGGAATGAAACTTTCTATAACGCTTGGGAGCCTGTTTTTGTAAATGAAGGTGATATATGTGTGCCAGTTAAAACAGAAAAAGGATGGACTCTTGCTTTGAATGGAAAGCCTCTGTGGAATAGACATTTTGTTCAACTATGGCACCAGAGAGTAAGCCCGGATGGTAAAAAAATTGCCGCTGTTTGCGCAACAGAGTTTGGCAAATGGACAGTTGCTGTTGATGGAATGCCATGGAAAAGAACATTTTCTCAGGCTGTTCTACCACCACAATTCAGCCCTGATGGTAAAAGAGTAGCCTCTGTTGTAAGGGAAAACAATCTATGGACAGTTGCTGTTGATGCAGTTGCATGGAATGTTGGATTTGAAAGAGTATGGACTCCACAATTCAGCCCTGATGGTTCTCATGTTGTTGCGATAGCAGAGAGAGATGGTGTTTTCTTTATAGTGCTTGATGGAAAGATTGGAAAGGATACCTTTGATATGCTTTGGGAACCTGTTTTCAGCCCAGATGGAGATAAAATTCTGATAAGATGCATTAAAAATGGCAGATATTACAGAAAAATTTTAACAATTGGAGAGATTTTGAGATAA
- a CDS encoding DUF2325 domain-containing protein, producing the protein MCVALIGGMDRLEKHYIEEANKLGVKLKVFTKPEKDVHKKIGNVDAVVIFTNKVSHELKESIRKNFSFKKCPCLMCHSCGISSLRKSIEYLKKIKEKEEDLK; encoded by the coding sequence ATGTGTGTGGCGTTAATTGGAGGAATGGATAGATTAGAAAAACATTATATTGAAGAAGCAAACAAACTTGGAGTAAAGTTGAAAGTTTTTACAAAACCGGAAAAAGATGTTCACAAGAAAATAGGAAATGTTGATGCGGTGGTGATTTTTACAAACAAGGTTTCGCACGAATTAAAAGAAAGCATAAGAAAAAATTTTTCTTTTAAAAAATGCCCCTGTTTAATGTGCCATAGCTGCGGAATAAGCTCTTTAAGAAAAAGCATTGAATACTTAAAAAAAATAAAAGAAAAAGAGGAGGATTTAAAATGA
- the tmcC gene encoding TmcC family electron transfer complex membrane anchor subunit, translating into MEQFFKDPSIYTLVRGPLVWIAFIVFIGGTFYRIYKTIQLAKKEKIIYPYLSLKYTLRSFIHWLTPYGSISMRRHPWFTLITFVFHISVILTPIFLAGHIELWYESWKLNWWSLPQGLADAMTLIVIVSLILLLIRRLIQSDIKFLTGKGDYLAIALVALPFITGFLAHYELLIEYKTMLTIHMITGEIMLATIPFTRLSHMFFFWLTRAHTGSEFGAVRHSRDY; encoded by the coding sequence ATGGAGCAGTTTTTTAAAGATCCATCAATATACACTCTTGTGAGAGGACCTCTTGTCTGGATTGCTTTTATTGTGTTCATTGGAGGAACATTTTATCGTATCTATAAGACCATACAACTTGCTAAAAAGGAAAAGATAATATATCCCTATCTCAGCCTGAAATATACTCTTCGTTCATTCATACACTGGCTAACACCCTATGGAAGTATAAGCATGAGAAGACATCCATGGTTTACACTGATTACCTTTGTTTTTCATATATCTGTGATTTTAACTCCCATATTTCTTGCTGGTCATATTGAGCTTTGGTACGAATCTTGGAAACTCAACTGGTGGAGTTTGCCTCAGGGACTTGCTGATGCAATGACTTTGATTGTAATAGTTTCTTTGATTTTGCTTTTGATAAGGAGACTTATTCAGTCTGATATAAAGTTTTTAACCGGAAAAGGTGATTACTTAGCAATTGCTTTGGTAGCTTTACCTTTTATTACAGGATTTCTTGCCCATTACGAGCTTTTAATTGAGTATAAAACGATGCTTACAATTCACATGATTACTGGTGAGATTATGCTTGCTACGATACCTTTTACAAGACTCAGCCATATGTTTTTCTTCTGGCTTACAAGAGCTCACACAGGAAGTGAGTTTGGTGCTGTAAGACATTCAAGAGATTATTGA
- a CDS encoding carbohydrate porin, translated as MKNLKVSIVAFLSLLFSFSVFAADITDWLSVSGTATTVYQWLHMTKGYVDDETKDKTKDRGSAVIDFNVSLKPTENDEFFLRASFAKGSGFHSESSLYPFNLNPNADDLFVDLKNINGHPRDHLQELWYSHKFPIQKDVSLKFTAGIIDSTAFIDDNAYAADELGQFMNEALVHNPLANLPSYDAGVAAEFEAGNFHLRLVGMRSKNDNEIMDVKNYNWIGAQIGYKLETPIGEGNYRLYGYTTNKRFENWDTDAYKALKGVGVSFDQQLIKDILGAFFRAGWQDDSAKVDYNRMFSLGLNLNGSVWGRKDDEIGFGYAYLKSPSKNEKLQDENEKLKHSQVFESYVKFKLFSYKFLSSDITLDYQYIRDTARESDNTKAGHVYGVRWNINF; from the coding sequence ATGAAAAATTTAAAAGTTTCCATTGTAGCTTTCTTAAGTTTACTTTTTTCATTTTCAGTATTTGCGGCTGATATTACAGACTGGCTTTCAGTTTCAGGAACTGCAACCACAGTTTATCAGTGGCTACACATGACCAAAGGATATGTGGATGATGAAACAAAGGACAAAACAAAGGACAGAGGCTCAGCTGTAATTGACTTCAATGTATCTCTTAAACCAACTGAAAACGATGAATTCTTCCTCAGAGCAAGCTTTGCAAAAGGAAGCGGATTTCACTCAGAAAGCTCTCTTTATCCTTTCAATCTCAATCCCAATGCTGATGACCTCTTTGTCGACCTAAAAAACATAAATGGACATCCAAGAGATCATCTACAGGAGCTTTGGTACTCCCATAAGTTTCCAATTCAGAAGGATGTATCGCTAAAGTTTACAGCAGGAATAATTGACTCAACAGCCTTTATAGATGACAATGCCTATGCAGCAGATGAACTTGGACAATTCATGAATGAAGCACTGGTGCATAATCCTCTTGCAAATCTTCCAAGCTATGATGCAGGGGTGGCAGCAGAGTTTGAAGCTGGTAATTTTCATCTGAGACTGGTAGGAATGCGTTCAAAAAATGATAATGAAATAATGGATGTGAAAAACTACAACTGGATTGGAGCACAGATTGGATACAAGCTTGAAACACCAATTGGTGAGGGTAATTACAGGCTCTATGGATACACAACGAATAAGAGATTTGAAAACTGGGATACCGATGCATACAAAGCATTGAAAGGAGTTGGAGTATCCTTTGACCAGCAGTTGATAAAAGACATACTTGGAGCATTTTTCCGTGCAGGCTGGCAGGATGACTCTGCAAAGGTAGATTATAACAGAATGTTTTCACTTGGATTGAATCTAAATGGAAGTGTGTGGGGTCGTAAGGATGATGAAATAGGCTTTGGTTATGCCTATCTAAAGAGCCCATCAAAGAATGAAAAATTACAGGATGAAAATGAAAAATTAAAACACAGTCAGGTATTTGAGTCTTATGTGAAGTTTAAGCTTTTTTCTTACAAATTTCTCAGTTCAGACATAACCCTTGATTATCAGTATATTCGTGATACTGCAAGAGAATCAGACAACACAAAGGCAGGCCATGTTTATGGTGTAAGATGGAATATTAACTTTTAA
- a CDS encoding GGDEF domain-containing protein, which produces MKPDGLFLGDLYIGELAEIVYMDINVPAVKRLRDMGLKEGILVELISYDPVINKKVLLKVNNAYLGFESELANFIRVRPIKSFYHLYKESAMYDSLTGCLNRNTAYLFLAGEYEKAVSNKLPFSLILIDIDNFKKINDTYGHDFGDRVLRKVGEMLKKNIRRTDNVFRWGGEEFLILMKGVNLKQCYLIAERLRELAKSIEISPFGTGIVTISAGIDGTPPYISMDELLNRADKALYMAKKRGKNMVCTFYWRYANENV; this is translated from the coding sequence ATGAAACCAGATGGACTCTTCCTGGGCGATTTATATATAGGTGAATTGGCTGAGATTGTATATATGGACATCAATGTTCCAGCAGTTAAAAGATTAAGAGATATGGGATTAAAAGAAGGAATCCTTGTAGAGTTAATTTCCTATGATCCTGTGATAAATAAAAAAGTCTTATTAAAAGTTAATAATGCTTATCTTGGTTTTGAGTCAGAACTTGCAAATTTCATAAGAGTAAGACCGATAAAATCTTTCTATCATCTTTATAAAGAAAGTGCAATGTATGATTCCCTTACAGGTTGTCTTAACAGAAACACTGCTTATTTATTTTTAGCAGGAGAATATGAGAAAGCTGTGTCAAACAAATTACCCTTTTCACTGATTCTAATAGATATTGATAACTTCAAAAAAATCAATGATACCTATGGTCACGATTTTGGAGACAGGGTTTTAAGAAAGGTTGGGGAGATGTTAAAGAAAAACATAAGAAGGACAGACAATGTTTTCAGGTGGGGTGGTGAAGAATTTCTGATATTGATGAAAGGGGTTAATTTAAAACAATGCTATTTAATAGCAGAGAGACTCAGGGAACTGGCAAAATCTATTGAAATTTCACCATTTGGTACAGGAATCGTAACGATAAGTGCAGGAATTGACGGAACCCCACCTTATATATCTATGGATGAACTTTTAAATAGAGCTGACAAAGCCCTATATATGGCTAAAAAGAGAGGTAAAAACATGGTATGCACTTTCTACTGGAGGTATGCAAATGAGAATGTATAA